In one Rutidosis leptorrhynchoides isolate AG116_Rl617_1_P2 chromosome 8, CSIRO_AGI_Rlap_v1, whole genome shotgun sequence genomic region, the following are encoded:
- the LOC139861385 gene encoding uncharacterized protein, which translates to MSYYPKGHHYESGDDVDDFDDFDPTPYGGGYDIALTYGRPLPPSEEICYASTSTTSGDFDYERSNYSSYAEPSAYGEEAQDNEYKSYVRRKPQAHASSYPSGGGGGSGYGRHEQPTSEYGSGYGRQQEEQDSEYGSSGYGRKHEDSTPEYGSGYGRQQEEPQSEYGSSGYGRKHEDQTPQYGSGYGRQQEEPQSEYGSGGYGRKHDPTPEYGSGYRRQQEEPVSEYGSGYGRQQQEEEEPVSEYGSGYRRQQEQPVSEYGSGYGRHQQQEEPVSEYGSGYGRRQDQDEPVSEYGSGYGRRPDPTPEYGSGYERKTTYGEEQTEERYGGGRRDEEHSRPSYGRRDDDEDEGYRGRKKYGDDGSDEDDDKKKYRHHNRKHYDD; encoded by the exons ATGTCTTACTACCCAAAAGGTCACCACTACGAATCCGGCGATGACGTCGACGACTTTGACGACTTCGATCCAACGCCATACGGTGGTGGTTACGACATCGCCCTCACCTATGGCCGCCCTCTTCCACCCTCGGAAGAAATTTGCTATGCTTCCACCTCAACTACCTCCGGCGACTTTGACTATGAGCGTTCTAACTACTCATCATACGCCGAACCATCTGCTTACGGCGAAGAAGCTCAAGATAATGAATATAAAAGCTATGTGAGACGTAAGCCACAAGCTCATGCTTCCAGTTATCCATCCGGTGGTGGTGGCGGATCTGGTTACGGTAGGCATGAACAGCCTACTTCTGAGTACGGATCTGGATATGGCCGTCAGCAGGAAGAGCAGGATTCGGAGTACGGATCTAGTGGTTATGGCCGGAAACATGAGGATTCAACTCCGGAATACGGATCTGGATATGGCCGTCAGCAGGAGGAGCCGCAATCGGAGTACGGATCTAGTGGTTATGGCCGGAAACATGAGGATCAGACTCCGCAATACGGATCTGGATATGGCCGGCAGCAGGAGGAGCCGCAATCGGAGTATGGATCTGGTGGCTACGGCCGGAAACATGATCCGACTCCGGAATATGGATCTGGATATCGCCGTCAGCAGGAGGAGCCTGTTTCGGAATACGGATCCGGTTATGGCCGTCAACAGCAGGAGGAGGAGGAGCCGGTTTCGGAATACGGATCTGGTTATCGTCGTCAGCAGGAGCAGCCTGTTTCGGAATACGGATCTGGTTATGGCCGTCATCAGCAGCAGGAGGAGCCGGTTTCGGAGTACGGATCTGGATATGGGCGTAGGCAAGACCAGGACGAACCGGTTTCAGAATATGGATCTGGATATGGACGTAGGCCAGATCCAACTCCGGAGTATGGATCTGGATATGAGAGGAAGACTACCTATGGTGAAGAGCAGACTGAGGAAAGGTATGGTGGAGGTAGGAGAGATGAAGAACATTCTAGACCTAGCTATGGAAGGcgagatgatgatgaggatgaaggTTATCGTGGCCGTAAGAAATAT GGAGATGATGGCtctgatgaagatgatgacaaGAAGAAGTATAGGCACCACAACCGCAAGCACTATGATGATTGA